From bacterium, the proteins below share one genomic window:
- a CDS encoding Rrf2 family transcriptional regulator, which yields MAANSRFAVATHVLVALAHLSRHAPPALRRDDGRVSSETIASSVNTNPVVVRRVVASLVRGGLVESHQGKGGGLELAVPPERITLRDVYDAMGAEPVFAFNPAPPNPKCPVSARMADVLAPVMEASQEAVRERLRKITLASLLRQI from the coding sequence ATGGCCGCGAACAGCCGTTTCGCCGTGGCGACGCACGTGCTCGTCGCGCTGGCGCACCTCTCCCGCCACGCGCCCCCCGCGCTGCGGCGCGACGACGGGCGCGTGAGCAGCGAGACGATCGCCTCCAGCGTCAACACCAACCCGGTCGTCGTGCGGCGAGTCGTCGCCTCGCTCGTCCGCGGCGGCCTCGTCGAGAGCCATCAGGGCAAGGGGGGCGGGCTGGAACTGGCCGTGCCGCCGGAGCGGATCACGCTGCGCGACGTCTACGACGCGATGGGCGCCGAGCCGGTCTTCGCCTTCAACCCCGCGCCCCCCAATCCGAAATGCCCGGTCAGCGCGCGGATGGCCGACGTCCTCGCCCCCGTGATGGAGGCGTCGCAAGAGGCGGTCCGCGAGCGGCTGCGCAAGATCACCCTCGCCTCGCTGCTGCGCCAAATCTGA